One genomic segment of Pleurodeles waltl isolate 20211129_DDA chromosome 11, aPleWal1.hap1.20221129, whole genome shotgun sequence includes these proteins:
- the LOC138265129 gene encoding gastrokine-1-like, producing the protein MKIFLSALLAALLIPSLADDSVTLTNQGNDGGSVHQTVNINNEKNIANINTNAGMNSWNSIWDYNTVSTTWFELCIDMKYMRITIYKRIHCSPAFAKKSCYIHRMNRNVVPSIQELARLTKEKKDQKAPAGPPPRSLQYSVTSAKAENFEEYGKPIEAMCRGVPSYVTEEDQGNSFFFGIGGCEQAQLLFILNISVCGGIGF; encoded by the exons ATGAAG atcttcctctctGCCCTTCTGGCGGCCTTGTTGATACCATCTTTGGCCGATGAC TCTGTCACCCTTACTAACCAGGGTAATGATGGTGGCAGCGTCCACCAGACAGTGAACATCAATAATGAAAAGAACATTGCCAATATCAACACTAACGCTGGGATGAACTCATGGAACTCTATCTGGGACTACAACACCGTGAGTACCACTTGGTTTGAGCTTTGTATCGATATGAAATATATGCGTATTACCATATACAAAA GGATTCATTGCTCTCCGGCCTTTGCCAAGAAGTCCTGCTACATCCACAGGATGAACAGGAATGTAGTGCCTAGTATCCAGGAGCTCGCCCGCCTCACCAAGGAGAAGAAG GATCAGAAGGCTCCTGCAGGACCACCCCCTCGCTCCTTGCAATATTCCGTCACCAGTGCCAAAGCTGAGAACTTTGAAGAGTATGGAAAACCCATTGAGGCCATGTGCCGGGGAGTGCCATCCTACGTTACTGAGGAAGATCAGG GTAACAGCTTCTTTTTCGGAATCGGTGGCTGTGAACAGGCTCAACTTCTCTTCATCCTAAATATCAGTGTTTGTGGAGGAATAGGGTTCTAA